From a region of the Triticum aestivum cultivar Chinese Spring chromosome 7D, IWGSC CS RefSeq v2.1, whole genome shotgun sequence genome:
- the LOC123167364 gene encoding UPF0481 protein At3g47200 → MGEATLSLGLNKVEYPRVEAADAALAFTLSTGGGGGGSWVVEMEKTIGDMNIDPAVEMARWKRHSVYRVPERIKNLHNSKAYQPELVSLGPFHHGDPELLPMEEHKRRAVVHLVKRSGKPLREFVAAVAEVATQLLDAYKDLGDEWRGADNRERFVELMVTDGCFLVEAMRMDALRGKVHEDYAPNDPVFSKYGYLYLWNYIQSDMVVVENQLPLLLLQRLLVVMDHDRYQNASGVSRLVLDSLCPWRRHLVGINHLGLHPLDILYTSLTHGDHQERTGSTAYVMPSAMEIYEAGIHFKVSDTDSLLDVHFEHGVLSMPAIRVDDRTEKKFLNLMAFERLHPGAGNDVTAYVIFMDNIISSAKDVALLRSKNIIECGLGSDEEVAKLLNNTLNKGGVMSPSSRLHDVQRRVKAHCRMRWNRWRANFFQRYLRNPWVFISLVAAVVLLVATLLQTVYTVLPFYSNT, encoded by the exons ATGGGGGAGGCAACCTTGTCCTTGGGCCTCAACAAGGTCGAGTACCCGAGGGTGGAGGCGGCGGATGCGGCTTTGGCCTTCACTCTgagcaccggcggcggcggcggcggcagctgggtGGTGGAGATGGAGAAGACGATCGGCGACATGAACATCGACCCGGCGGTGGAGATGGCGCGCTGGAAGCGCCACTCCGTCTACCGCGTCCCGGAGCGGATCAAGAATCTGCACAACAGCAAGGCGTACCAGCCGGAGCTGGTCTCGCTGGGGCCCTTCCACCACGGCGACCCGGAGCTGCTCcccatggaggagcacaagcgCCGCGCCGTCGTGCACCTCGTCAAGCGCTCCGGGAAGCCGCTGCGGGAGTTCGTGGCCGCCGTGGCCGAGGTGGCCACGCAGCTGCTGGACGCCTACAAGGACCTCGGCGACGAGTGGCGCGGCGCCGACAACCGGGAGCGCTTCGTGGAGCTCATGGTCACCGACGGCTGCTTCCTGGTGGAGGCCATGCGGATGGACGCGCTGCGGGGGAAGGTGCACGAGGACTACGCGCCCAACGACCCCGTCTTCAGCAAGTACGGCTACCTCTACCTCTGGAACTACATCCAGTCCGACATGGTCGTCGTGGAGAACCAGCTGCCGCTTCTCCTCCTCCAGAGGCTCCTCGTTGTCATGGATCATGACAGATATCAG AATGCTTCAGGAGTCAGCAGGTTGGTGCTCGATTCTCTCTGTCCGTGGCGGCGGCACCTGGTAGGCATCAATCACCTCGGGCTCCACCCTCTCGACATCTTGTACACAAGCCTCACCCACGGTGACCACCAAGAGCGCACCGGATCGACAGCATATGTCATGCCCTCGGCGATGGAGATCTACGAGGCCGGAATCCACTTCAAAGTGAGCGACACCGACAGCCTCCTCGACGTCCACTTCGAGCACGGCGTGCTGAGCATGCCGGCGATCAGGGTCGACGACCGGACCGAGAAGAAGTTCCTGAACCTGATGGCGTTCGAGCGTCTCCACCCCGGCGCCGGCAACGACGTGACGGCGTACGTGATCTTCATGGACAACATCATCAGCTCGGCCAAGGACGTGGCGCTGCTGAGGTCCAAGAACATCATCGAGTGCGGGCTGGGCAGCGACGAGGAGGTGGCCAAGCTGCTCAACAACACGCTGAACAAGGGCGGGGTGATGAGCCCGTCCAGCAGGCTCCACGACGTGCAGCGCCGGGTGAAGGCCCATTGCCGGATGAGGTGGAACAGGTGGCGGGCCAATTTCTTTCAGAGGTACCTGAGGAATCCTTGGGTGTTCATCTCCCTTGTTGCGGCAGTTGTCCTGCTTGTGGCCACCCTCTTGCAGACTGTGTATACCGTTTTGCCATTTTACTCTAACACTTAG